In Granulicella tundricola MP5ACTX9, a single genomic region encodes these proteins:
- a CDS encoding TonB-dependent receptor, giving the protein MRNPFVKTASLYLLSASLLATPSLLAQSNTGTILGTVQDDSGAVVPDATVTIKSLGTGETRTVKSSANGEYTFPNLQIGHYSVTVTHEGFASVQIADTELQVAQKATINPVIHVGAVTDKVTVIAAEVPLLNAATSSVGQVIDTQTVQNVPLNGRNFWQLTQLTPGVSFIQGGQNIASGGTSIRASAVNVNVNGLSPSWTGWYLDGANITEFQLGGTIIQPNVDALQEFKVESGNMGADYGHSPTVINATLKSGTNKFHGVLYEFLRNNALDAKNYFFVPPTGSTQRDEPLHRNQFGFAVGGPIYRDKTFFFVDLQETLFSQAQNFNSVVPTAAQRNGDFSALPVILIDPTTKLQFQDGGVLNKIPQNRISPQAQYLLKYMPLPNFVSNGTSRAIVTNKLKQQLGQGDIRIDHQLFAADHLTGRYSISDNRETDPNAYTALGGFPLRSRGQNAVVRETHVFSPKLINDLQVSYYRSYFLFTSSLQGTNIDDLAGITGLDGLAPPSTVGFPSVTISNYSNYNGQANNSYPKQNKIRSWQYVDHLNYASGKQDIRIGYELFHNTNTFIAGNNSTGTFNFNGLYTGKNCTATAGVTCGDNFADFLIGDPLSGSRSTFRNIWGSNGNFQSMFFQDDIKVLPNLTVNAGIREEINPFWTALKGQTSGFDTATGKLVIPTNIDPSVQPLTPSLLTLFADRFETTASLHLPENVRSTAYANVAPRLGFAYSPKPSTVLRGAYGIFFLFPDDNAINNTQNTVPFIASQTVNNATPTPTLTFGNFFSGQPVVTANTTNAVCSFGFVANSCSTPSITSMALHVQNTYIQEYNAAVQHQFGARISLDVAYVGNKTTHMQQAFQINDPNPAAGAVQNRRQLPQWGTISDSRFAGNGSYNALQTKFEARGFAGATFLASYTYSKCLTDGTYTSVVREDTPLIRYYGVCNYDLTHNFVTSYVYELPFGRGKTFLSHTNSIINQAIANWQVSGIVTLQSGLPYTPTISADQANTGVGSQRPNVIGRVTNTRNVNCWFFDSRNTACKSLAPNATDAYALPTQYTYGNGGINLLRSDGLVQFDMSLLKDFHFSESRSLELRGSFFNLFNHATFATPVTNIDSTTAGQVSSTLNGSRQIELAAKIYF; this is encoded by the coding sequence ATGCGTAACCCCTTCGTCAAAACAGCCTCACTCTATCTCCTCTCCGCCAGTCTGCTTGCCACGCCCAGCCTCCTCGCTCAGTCCAACACCGGCACCATCCTTGGCACCGTCCAGGACGACTCCGGAGCCGTAGTCCCGGACGCGACGGTCACCATCAAAAGCCTCGGCACCGGAGAAACCCGCACCGTCAAGAGCAGCGCCAACGGCGAATACACCTTTCCCAACCTCCAGATCGGCCATTACTCCGTCACCGTCACGCACGAAGGCTTCGCCAGCGTCCAGATCGCCGATACCGAGCTCCAGGTCGCCCAGAAGGCCACCATCAATCCCGTCATCCACGTCGGAGCCGTCACGGACAAGGTCACCGTCATCGCCGCCGAGGTCCCCCTCCTCAACGCCGCCACCTCCTCCGTCGGCCAGGTCATCGACACCCAGACCGTCCAGAACGTCCCCCTCAACGGCCGCAATTTCTGGCAGCTCACCCAGCTCACCCCCGGCGTCAGCTTCATCCAGGGCGGCCAGAACATCGCCTCCGGTGGAACCTCCATCCGCGCCAGCGCCGTCAACGTCAACGTCAACGGCCTCTCCCCCTCATGGACCGGCTGGTATCTCGACGGAGCCAACATCACCGAGTTCCAGCTCGGCGGCACCATCATTCAGCCCAACGTAGACGCCCTCCAGGAGTTCAAGGTTGAATCCGGCAACATGGGCGCGGACTACGGCCACAGCCCCACCGTCATCAACGCCACCCTCAAATCCGGCACCAACAAGTTCCACGGCGTCCTCTATGAGTTCCTCCGCAACAATGCCCTCGACGCCAAGAACTACTTCTTCGTCCCGCCCACCGGCAGCACTCAGCGTGATGAACCCCTCCACCGCAACCAGTTCGGCTTCGCAGTCGGCGGCCCCATCTATCGTGACAAGACCTTCTTCTTCGTAGATCTCCAGGAGACCCTCTTCTCCCAGGCCCAGAACTTCAACTCCGTCGTCCCCACAGCCGCCCAGCGCAACGGCGACTTCTCCGCCCTCCCCGTCATCCTCATAGACCCCACCACCAAGCTCCAGTTCCAGGATGGCGGCGTCCTCAACAAGATCCCCCAGAACCGCATCTCCCCGCAGGCCCAGTACCTCCTCAAGTACATGCCCCTGCCCAACTTCGTCTCCAACGGCACCAGCCGCGCCATCGTCACCAACAAGCTCAAGCAGCAATTAGGCCAAGGCGATATCCGCATCGACCACCAACTCTTCGCAGCCGATCACCTCACCGGCCGTTACTCCATCTCGGACAACCGTGAGACCGATCCCAACGCCTACACCGCCCTCGGCGGCTTCCCGCTCCGCAGCCGTGGCCAGAACGCCGTCGTCCGTGAAACCCACGTCTTCAGCCCCAAGCTCATCAACGATCTGCAGGTCTCCTACTACCGCAGCTACTTCCTCTTCACCAGCTCACTCCAGGGCACCAATATCGACGACCTCGCCGGCATCACCGGCCTCGACGGCCTCGCGCCGCCCTCCACCGTCGGCTTCCCCAGCGTCACCATCTCCAATTACTCCAACTACAACGGCCAGGCCAACAACAGCTATCCCAAGCAGAACAAGATCCGTTCCTGGCAGTATGTCGATCATCTCAACTACGCCAGCGGCAAGCAGGACATCCGCATCGGCTATGAGCTCTTCCACAACACCAACACCTTCATCGCAGGCAACAACTCCACCGGCACCTTCAACTTCAACGGCCTCTACACCGGCAAGAACTGCACCGCCACCGCCGGCGTAACCTGCGGAGACAACTTCGCGGACTTCCTCATCGGCGACCCCCTCAGCGGCAGCCGCAGCACCTTCCGCAACATCTGGGGCAGCAACGGAAACTTCCAGAGCATGTTCTTCCAGGACGACATCAAAGTCCTCCCCAACCTCACCGTCAATGCCGGCATCCGTGAAGAGATCAACCCCTTCTGGACCGCCCTCAAAGGCCAGACCTCCGGCTTCGATACCGCCACCGGCAAGCTCGTCATCCCCACCAACATCGACCCCAGCGTCCAGCCCCTCACCCCATCCCTCCTCACCCTCTTCGCGGACCGCTTCGAGACCACCGCCAGCCTCCACCTTCCGGAAAACGTCCGCTCCACCGCCTACGCTAACGTAGCCCCACGCCTCGGCTTCGCCTACAGCCCCAAACCCAGCACCGTCCTGCGCGGCGCATACGGCATCTTCTTCCTCTTCCCGGACGATAACGCCATCAACAACACCCAGAACACGGTCCCCTTCATCGCCTCGCAGACCGTCAACAACGCTACCCCAACACCCACCCTCACCTTCGGCAACTTCTTCTCCGGTCAACCCGTCGTCACGGCGAATACCACCAACGCCGTCTGCTCCTTCGGCTTCGTCGCCAACTCCTGCTCCACCCCCAGCATCACCAGCATGGCCCTCCACGTACAGAACACCTACATTCAGGAGTACAACGCAGCCGTCCAGCACCAATTCGGCGCACGCATCTCGCTGGACGTCGCCTACGTCGGCAACAAGACCACGCACATGCAGCAGGCCTTCCAGATCAACGATCCCAACCCCGCCGCCGGTGCCGTACAGAACCGCCGTCAACTCCCCCAGTGGGGCACCATCAGCGATTCACGCTTCGCCGGCAACGGCAGCTACAACGCCCTGCAGACCAAGTTTGAAGCGCGCGGCTTCGCCGGTGCCACCTTCCTCGCCAGCTACACCTACAGCAAGTGCCTCACCGACGGCACCTACACCTCCGTCGTCCGTGAAGACACCCCACTCATCCGTTACTACGGCGTCTGCAACTACGACCTCACCCACAACTTCGTCACCAGCTACGTCTATGAACTCCCCTTCGGCCGCGGCAAAACCTTCCTCAGCCACACCAACAGCATCATCAACCAGGCCATCGCCAACTGGCAGGTCTCCGGCATCGTCACCTTGCAGTCCGGCCTGCCCTACACCCCCACCATCAGCGCCGACCAGGCCAACACCGGCGTAGGCTCGCAGCGCCCCAACGTCATCGGCCGAGTCACCAACACCCGCAACGTCAACTGCTGGTTTTTCGACTCCAGGAACACCGCCTGCAAGTCCCTCGCACCCAACGCCACCGACGCCTACGCTCTCCCCACCCAGTACACCTACGGCAACGGCGGCATCAACCTCTTACGCTCGGACGGCCTCGTCCAGTTTGATATGTCGCTCCTCAAGGACTTCCACTTCTCCGAGTCCCGCTCGCTCGAACTCCGCGGCTCCTTCTTCAACCTCTTCAACCACGCCACCTTCGCCACCCCGGTCACCAACATCGACTCCACCACCGCCGGCCAAGTCAGCTCAACCCTCAACGGCTCCCGCCAGATCGAGCTGGCAGCCAAGATCTACTTCTAA